The Thermococcus thermotolerans genome contains a region encoding:
- the cca gene encoding CCA tRNA nucleotidyltransferase produces MEAVLQKVLPRIRPTDEERAFVEGLMRELEGIAEETIESLGLDVKPYFVGSLAKDTYLAGDHDVDLFLAFPLDTPLEGLRERGLELGRAIAEKLGSYEIAYAEHPYVRARYKGVKVDLVPCYDVKSWREVRTAVDRSILHNRWVIENLRGRNDEVRLLKRFLKGINAYGSEIYIRGFSGYLAEILVIKYGSFLEVLKNADFMLRQKIIDPGNWLKREYETAMKTVRREADADRPLIVIDPVDPRRNVAANLSWERYGFFYFKAHQFLESPSEEFFFGRATRSGSYLSELRRKGTHLVTLAFDAPNLVEDVLLPQLERTARGFEKALPREGFSVLGWNVGHSGNKAFIMLEVDRRERERVKIKPGPEFFTERGWDFYRKNERVWIRGKRLFAEKTVKEDIAEVIAELIEKNQVAMGKNVREGIRRAEILLDYVPKELEDEAYLFLSREKWNLKE; encoded by the coding sequence ATCGAGGCCGTGCTTCAAAAAGTTCTCCCGAGAATACGCCCGACGGACGAGGAGAGGGCCTTCGTGGAGGGCCTAATGAGGGAACTGGAGGGCATAGCGGAGGAGACCATAGAAAGCCTGGGCCTCGACGTTAAGCCCTACTTCGTCGGCTCGCTCGCCAAGGACACCTACTTAGCTGGCGACCACGACGTCGACCTTTTTCTGGCCTTCCCTCTCGACACCCCCCTCGAAGGGCTCCGGGAAAGAGGCCTGGAACTTGGCAGAGCTATCGCGGAGAAGCTCGGCTCCTACGAAATCGCCTACGCCGAACATCCCTACGTGAGAGCGCGCTATAAAGGGGTCAAGGTCGACCTCGTTCCCTGCTACGATGTGAAAAGCTGGAGAGAAGTTAGAACAGCCGTAGACCGCTCGATACTCCACAACCGCTGGGTCATTGAGAACCTCCGGGGCAGAAACGACGAGGTAAGACTCCTCAAGCGCTTTCTGAAGGGGATAAACGCCTACGGGAGCGAGATATACATCCGGGGCTTCTCTGGGTATCTTGCGGAGATACTCGTCATCAAATACGGCTCGTTCCTCGAAGTCCTCAAAAACGCCGACTTCATGCTGAGGCAGAAGATAATCGACCCCGGAAACTGGCTCAAGCGGGAGTACGAGACAGCCATGAAAACGGTCAGGCGCGAGGCCGATGCAGACAGACCCCTGATAGTCATCGACCCCGTCGACCCAAGACGGAACGTGGCAGCTAATCTGAGCTGGGAGCGCTATGGCTTTTTCTACTTCAAGGCACATCAGTTTCTGGAGAGCCCCTCCGAGGAGTTCTTCTTCGGGAGAGCCACGAGAAGTGGAAGCTACCTCTCCGAACTGAGGAGGAAGGGAACCCACCTCGTGACGCTGGCCTTCGATGCTCCCAACCTTGTCGAGGACGTTCTCCTTCCACAGCTGGAGAGAACGGCAAGAGGCTTTGAGAAGGCCCTCCCACGGGAAGGCTTCAGTGTCCTCGGCTGGAACGTTGGGCATAGCGGTAACAAAGCGTTCATAATGCTGGAGGTGGACAGGAGGGAGCGGGAGAGGGTGAAAATAAAGCCCGGCCCGGAGTTCTTCACGGAGAGGGGCTGGGACTTCTACCGGAAGAACGAGCGGGTGTGGATTAGAGGGAAGAGGCTCTTCGCGGAAAAGACCGTGAAGGAAGACATCGCCGAGGTCATCGCTGAGCTCATTGAGAAGAACCAGGTCGCCATGGGGAAGAACGTGAGGGAGGGCATCAGAAGGGCGGAGATTCTGTTAGACTACGTTCCGAAGGAGCTGGAGGACGAGGCCTACCTCTTCCTGAGCAGAGAGAAGTGGAACCTGAAGGAGTAG